The uncultured Methanobrevibacter sp. genome segment ATATGTAATGCTGTGTGCTCTTCTGTTTTTTGAAAAGAAACTGGATTAAATCCATTTTGTATGAATAGTTTTTTCATTTCCACTTCTCCATAAAAATGATAATCTCCATTAGGTGAAAATTTTGTCAGCAAATTCATCATTGGTCTTACAAGAGTTGGAACATAAGGATCTCCGATTAATAACTTTCCTCCTTCTTTTAGGACACGTTGCATTTCCGCTAGGACAATATCTGGATGAATGTAGTGGTGAAATGATGCATTGCAAACTATAATATCGAATGTATTATTGTCGAAAGGCAATTTCTCAGCGTCAGCTACTAAAAATGATGCTTTATCTTTGCATTTGTCTTTTGCTTCTATTATCATGTTTTCAGAAAAGTCAACTCCAGTCAATTCATATTTTTCATCCGGAAGCATTTCAAACAGATTTCCATTTCCACATCCAACATCTAAAATCTTTCCGCTTTTTGATTTTGAAATCTCTTTAACCAGATTTTCATACATAGGTTCGACAAATTTTCCATCTTTTGAATTGTTATAATGCTCGGCAGTTTCGTTAAAATGTTGTTTTGTTCTTTCTTTTGCATTCATAATATTACTCTCTTTGAATCTAGATAATTGTAAATGATACTCTATTGAAATCAATATAAATAGCTATTTTACAGAGTCTTTAAGATGCGATATGTCGCTGATGAAATGCACAAAAAGATTATTGAAATTTAAAGGTAGTTGATTGAAATGCTGAAAAGTATTATATTTTAACAAAGTGAAGCTGGTCTTAAAAGGATATATCTGCGTTTAATATTCATGGAGTCTATCAAAAAAAGAATAATAAATAAGAATCGGATGATTCCTATTTAATTTTAATTTTCACAGTTTTGGTTGCTTTTTTATATAATGTATTTCCATTAAAGGTCAATTTGCCTTTAAAAGTACCTTTTTTACTTAATTTGGTAATTTTAAAGGTTGCTTTTCCTTTTGAGTTGGTTTTAGCAACGTAAGTTTTACCATTCACTTTTAATGTAACTTTAAGGTTTTTGACTGTTTTGCCTTTGCTGTTTTTCATTGTCACTGTATATTTTTTAGTTTTTAAAGATTTTTTGAAAGTTTTTGCTTTAGCAGATATTTTCGGTGTATCTTTTTTAACTGTTATTTTTGCAGTGGCAGTGGTTTTAACATACTTTCCAAAGCCATTTACAGTAACTGTTGCAGTATATGTTTTTGGAACCAAACCGTTTAACGGCAATTTGACTTGTCCGTTTTTATTTGTTTTTAGTGTTTTGACAGCTCCATTTGAAAGTTTAATGGTTACCTTAACTCCAGTTAGCACATCACCGTAAACATCTTTAACGGTTGCAGTCAAGTATTTTCCACCATTGTATACGGTAGTCACATCAGAAGCCTTTATTGTTGTTGTTAAATTTTCTAAAGGTTTTGTATAAACTTTTAGAGGAAGGGCTTGATTTTTAAGGGTTACATCTCTAAATCCTGTTCCATCGTCAACAAATGAAACGTTTGCTTTGGAAAGAACTCTTGTCTCATTTAATAAAGGAACGGAATGTGTTTTCATAACAACTGTAAAGATGTCTCCTTGTTTTATAGGAATGCTTTTGCTTAACTTGATGGTGTGGAATCCTCTAAATGGGGATGAGCCATTTTGTGTTAATTTCAGTTTGTTGTTAACATAAATCTCGACAACATAATCTTCATTTTTTTCGTTGAAGTAGGTTCCAACAGCACTTATGAAGTCATCTCCAATTGATTGGTATGAATTTTTATAGGTATAATTTTCTGCTTTGGTTTCGAAGTTAAACATTCCGCTAATGTCAGTCTGATAGTTTTTATTGTAGTTTTCAGTGTTTTCAAGTATGAATCCGATAAATTGACTGTCATTTCCGAATACGGTGTCATAATATGACACATATATGAATCCGTTATCATATTTGTCCTTGCCGTAGCTGTTTTTAATGATCCATGCTCCGTTTCCTGGTGGGGTTATTAAAAAGTTGCTTGCAGGGTAATTGTCATCCCATCCAACAACACAAATTGCATGACTTGCATGTGTTTCTTTAGTTTCATTGTAATACCATGCAGAAGTGTTTGTATTGAAATAGGGGGATAGGTATGTTATAAACAGATCTCCTGTTACTGCACCATATTTCAATATGGCTTCTTTTATTTTGGCATTGTCTGATGTATTTGCGCGTCTATCGATTATTTCGGCATCCTGGATGTGGATTGTTTCATTTGTAAAAATTACATGGTCGATTTTTCCATATATGTCAAATGAATCATATTCTGTAGATATTGGTCCATACCAGCCAAGAAGGTAACTTAAGGCCATGTATGTAAATCCTGATTCGGTAATATCACTGTTACCGTATTTTGAGTATTTTAATAAGTTTTTCTGTATGTTTTGTATGGATAAATCATACTCAATTCCGGTTGATTTAAGCAAGGCGGTTTCTAATGCTGAACATGTTGAGAAAACCCAACAGCCTCCGGAAAATCCTTGATCTTTTATTGAACTCACCCATCCCCAATCACGGGAGTCATAACGTGCTGGGAGATTTTCAACAGTTACTGTATTGTTTATTAATTTTATTTTCAAGCCGGTTCCATTCATTATAAGAACATAATTGGTATCGGTAAGATTTTCAACTAAAATGTCATCTGCATAGTCATTGTCATTTAAAATAGAATCTTTTATGTATAAACTATGGACAGCTTCTGTATTATTTTCAAAAACTGAATTCTTTATAATATATCCTCCTGAATATACATATATTGCATTTTTTGTATTGTTGATGAATCTGGAACCAGTTATATTTAAAATGCTTGTATCAGCACATATTGCTCCACCATTTGACAAATCATCTGTGAAATCCAATTTGTTATTAGTAAATGTAGAATTCACGATTTCAAATGCGGGATATTCTATTGTTTTTGTGCTGGTAATATCAGTAAGGTTAACTCTTTGCACGATTAAATTTGAAGTATAGATTGCACCGCCTGAATAGACAGCAGAATTATTGATGAACTTGGAATTTCGAATTTCCAATTTTCCTCCAAGTTGAATTAAAGCGCCGCCGTATCTGCTGTGTGAATTGATGAATTCCGTATTATTTATTAATAAAGTTGCAGCATTTCCTCTGCTCCATCCGTTTACGTCATTTAAGATACATCCTGCATTATTCAATGAGGATACATTCACGAAACTACAATTGTCAATAGTGGGGTAGCATGTATCTGTAAATGCCAAAGCTCCTGCAGTCTTTGTGGCATATAGGTTAATGAATTTTGTGTTGTTGCATGTTACATATGAATTTGTTGCATATATTGCTGTTGAATATGCTGCTGTTGAGTTCATGAAGATTGAATTTTTCACTGATAAGTGTTGGTCTGAACTACAATAAACCATTCCTCGAGTTATATTGTTTGTATTTCTAAAAATTGAATTTTCAATATAGAAATTAATTTTTAGAGAATCATCATATGAAGAACTTTCATTGCCTTCCGTGAAATTTTCATTGTCATCATCGGTTTCATTATATGTATAATTGCCAGTATCATTTAAGTAATCACTGTCATCTCCGGGTCCAACCAATGTATAATTCTCTATAGCTCGGACTTTGATGAATATTACTCCTCCTTCTGGAGCAAAATTCCCGTCAAATATACAATTGTCTACATTGAGGCCGGTTTCAACATATATTGCACCACCGTTTTTTGCAGCATGATTGTTTTCAAAAACAACGTTGTTGCATGTTATATTTTTATGTGCATATATTGCTCCACCATTTTCATGGTTTCCATTAATCAGAATAAGATTCTTTAATGTGATGTTTCCATCATATGTGGAGAATATTCTTGATTGGCTATTACCATCAATTTTGTGGTTGTTTCCATTAATGGTAATGCTTTTGTTAATTGTTATTCCATCCTTTGAGCCGGATTCGTATATGTAATCTTTTGTGATATTCAATACGCCTCCATCCTCAACTTCATCTATTTCATTAGATAAATCCGTAAAAGTGCCGGTAGTATTCAAACTAACAATTTCATTAGTTGCATCTTCTATGCCAATGTTGTCATCAGTTGAATTGTCTGCTGCACTTACTGCAGTGATGGCAAAAATTGTTATTATTAAAATTGTTAAAATTTTTGTAAGTTTGTTCAAATTATACCTCCAAAATATTTGTATTATAATATTTGGTTAGGATGATACTTATAAGTATTTTTTTTCAATGCTTTACAGTATTCAAAATTGAATAATTCTGTAAAAAATATCTTCTTTAAAGCTTTTTCACTTTTAGTTCCTTGCGGGGAACAATTCTTTGATATTTCACATCAGGATATCCAATTACCATGCATGTAACTACATCATATCCCTTTTCCAAATCGAGCAGCTTTTTAAGGCTGCGGCTCATTTTACTGCACATTACAAAAAATCCGCTGTACAATACTCCAAGTCCTAGGCTTTCTGCCATAATTTCCATATATGAACTTGCAAGACCTCCGTCAACCGTACTTTTACTTGCAACAACTATAACTAATGGAGCACCTTTAAAGAAAAAGTCATCATCTATTTCCATTCTCTTCAAATAGCTTGCAAAAACAGACCCGAATTTTTTACCCTTTCTGAATAGGTTTAAGCATATTTCCTCTGCTTCTTTTTGCTTGGATCCCAGTATTGTATATGAAATCATCTGCTTGTTTGCTCCGGTTGGAGAATAACGTCCTGCTTCAAGAATCTTTTCTATTTTTTCATCTTCAACCAAATCCGGCTTGAATTTTCTGATTGTACGTCTGCTTTTCATTGCATTGAGCAATGTTTCAGAGTCAATTTCACTCATTAAAACAACTTCCTCATCAATGAAGTCGTAATTGGTCATGGTTATTGCCCCTTGTGGACATATTGCATAGCAGT includes the following:
- a CDS encoding class I SAM-dependent methyltransferase is translated as MISIEYHLQLSRFKESNIMNAKERTKQHFNETAEHYNNSKDGKFVEPMYENLVKEISKSKSGKILDVGCGNGNLFEMLPDEKYELTGVDFSENMIIEAKDKCKDKASFLVADAEKLPFDNNTFDIIVCNASFHHYIHPDIVLAEMQRVLKEGGKLLIGDPYVPTLVRPMMNLLTKFSPNGDYHFYGEVEMKKLFIQNGFNPVSFQKTEEHTALHIAEK
- a CDS encoding C1 family peptidase, giving the protein MNKLTKILTILIITIFAITAVSAADNSTDDNIGIEDATNEIVSLNTTGTFTDLSNEIDEVEDGGVLNITKDYIYESGSKDGITINKSITINGNNHKIDGNSQSRIFSTYDGNITLKNLILINGNHENGGAIYAHKNITCNNVVFENNHAAKNGGAIYVETGLNVDNCIFDGNFAPEGGVIFIKVRAIENYTLVGPGDDSDYLNDTGNYTYNETDDDNENFTEGNESSSYDDSLKINFYIENSIFRNTNNITRGMVYCSSDQHLSVKNSIFMNSTAAYSTAIYATNSYVTCNNTKFINLYATKTAGALAFTDTCYPTIDNCSFVNVSSLNNAGCILNDVNGWSRGNAATLLINNTEFINSHSRYGGALIQLGGKLEIRNSKFINNSAVYSGGAIYTSNLIVQRVNLTDITSTKTIEYPAFEIVNSTFTNNKLDFTDDLSNGGAICADTSILNITGSRFINNTKNAIYVYSGGYIIKNSVFENNTEAVHSLYIKDSILNDNDYADDILVENLTDTNYVLIMNGTGLKIKLINNTVTVENLPARYDSRDWGWVSSIKDQGFSGGCWVFSTCSALETALLKSTGIEYDLSIQNIQKNLLKYSKYGNSDITESGFTYMALSYLLGWYGPISTEYDSFDIYGKIDHVIFTNETIHIQDAEIIDRRANTSDNAKIKEAILKYGAVTGDLFITYLSPYFNTNTSAWYYNETKETHASHAICVVGWDDNYPASNFLITPPGNGAWIIKNSYGKDKYDNGFIYVSYYDTVFGNDSQFIGFILENTENYNKNYQTDISGMFNFETKAENYTYKNSYQSIGDDFISAVGTYFNEKNEDYVVEIYVNNKLKLTQNGSSPFRGFHTIKLSKSIPIKQGDIFTVVMKTHSVPLLNETRVLSKANVSFVDDGTGFRDVTLKNQALPLKVYTKPLENLTTTIKASDVTTVYNGGKYLTATVKDVYGDVLTGVKVTIKLSNGAVKTLKTNKNGQVKLPLNGLVPKTYTATVTVNGFGKYVKTTATAKITVKKDTPKISAKAKTFKKSLKTKKYTVTMKNSKGKTVKNLKVTLKVNGKTYVAKTNSKGKATFKITKLSKKGTFKGKLTFNGNTLYKKATKTVKIKIK
- a CDS encoding nitroreductase family protein, which codes for MNPITVDCDKCIVCLKCVDDCPNSYLFLENDEIHTSQKGCMECGHCYAICPQGAITMTNYDFIDEEVVLMSEIDSETLLNAMKSRRTIRKFKPDLVEDEKIEKILEAGRYSPTGANKQMISYTILGSKQKEAEEICLNLFRKGKKFGSVFASYLKRMEIDDDFFFKGAPLVIVVASKSTVDGGLASSYMEIMAESLGLGVLYSGFFVMCSKMSRSLKKLLDLEKGYDVVTCMVIGYPDVKYQRIVPRKELKVKKL